The window CCTAAGTTAAGTCTTCTCCTAGTCCTTGACTGGTAGAAACAATACTCATTAGAAGAAGAAATCGTACGTATGCAGAGcacaacaattattttttaaagatatttttattttatttattttttagaatattggttaagtgattaaattcaccaccATTTCCTATTAGCTCGAACACCTGtctccactctacctcccatcTCAACAGGAGTCTAGTCTAGGCCAACATGTAAGGGGGAGTCTTAGAATATTAATTAACCATGaaatttttaagatttcttATCTTTTTAAGCTTTTCAGAAAATTTgggaattataaaataaataaatttataaaaaatcatattagtGATTTAATGCTTTCCCATTTTTAAGTGTCAAAAGTATGTTGAAATCCTGCACCTTGAGACAAATTCATATTCCTCTGTgttggtttttctttcttttatctacTTATTATTAACTCAGATGGTGAACTTAtgtttggttgattttgttgtGATGAGATTTCAAACGATATTATTAGCAATTATGGGTATTCCAAAcatatttttgactttttttttttttttttttttttaaatataatttttgggtTCAAGGTGTGTGGAAGCACTCTAAGAGTGAGGGACATGATGACTATGGGCTTCTTGTGAGTGAGAAGGCCAGGAAGTATGCAATAGTGAAAGAGCTTGATAGCCCTGTCAGCCTCAAGGATGGCACTGTTGTCCTTCAATTTGAGACTCGCCTCCAGAATGGGCTCGAATGTGGTGGTGCCTATCTCAAATATCTTCGACCACAGGAGGCTGGATGGAAGGCTAAGGAATTTGACAACGAGTCTCCTTATTCTATCATGTTTGGACCTGACAAATGTGGGGCCACAAATAAGGTTCACTTCATTTTCAAGCATAAGAATCCCAAGAATGGGGAATATGTTGAACATCACCTCAAGTTTCCGCCCTCTGTCCCATCAGACAAGCTATCTCATGTGTATACTGCCATTTTGAAACCGAACAATGACGTGCGAATTCTTATCGATggggaggagaagaagaaggctAATTTCCTCTCAGCTGAAGATTTTGAGCCTCCACTCATTCCTGCCAAGACAATTCCTGATCCAGATGATAAGAAGCCTGAAGACTGGGATGAGAGAGCGCAAATTCCTGACCCCAATGCAGTAAAGCCAGACGATTGGGATGAGGATGCACCCATGGAAATTGAAGATGAGGAAGCTGTGAAACCTGAAGGATGGCTGGATGATGAGCCTGAGGAGATAGACGATCCTGATGCAGCAAAACCAGAAGACTGGGATGATGAAGAGGATGGTGAATTTGAGGCTCCCAAgattgataaccctaagtgtgagTCAGCCCCTGGTTGTGGTGAATGGAAGAAGCCCATGAAGAGTAATCCAGCATACAAGGGAAAATGGTCTGCCCCATTTATTGATAACCCCAACTACAAGGGCATTTGGAAGCCTCAGGAAATTCCAAACCCTGCCTACTTTGAACTTGAAAGACCTGACTTTGAGCCTGTTGCTGCTATTGGAATTGAGATTTGGACAATGCAAGACGGTATTTTGTTTGACAATGTGTTGATTGCGAAAGATGAGAAGACTGCTGAGTCATACCGGGAGACCACTTGGAAGCCAA of the Quercus robur chromosome 10, dhQueRobu3.1, whole genome shotgun sequence genome contains:
- the LOC126703692 gene encoding calnexin homolog translates to MGRGTQLFVVGVLFLVACSSFHQLCASSSSSSDDDHTIFYDSFDDSFEGRWIVSDKEEYQGVWKHSKSEGHDDYGLLVSEKARKYAIVKELDSPVSLKDGTVVLQFETRLQNGLECGGAYLKYLRPQEAGWKAKEFDNESPYSIMFGPDKCGATNKVHFIFKHKNPKNGEYVEHHLKFPPSVPSDKLSHVYTAILKPNNDVRILIDGEEKKKANFLSAEDFEPPLIPAKTIPDPDDKKPEDWDERAQIPDPNAVKPDDWDEDAPMEIEDEEAVKPEGWLDDEPEEIDDPDAAKPEDWDDEEDGEFEAPKIDNPKCESAPGCGEWKKPMKSNPAYKGKWSAPFIDNPNYKGIWKPQEIPNPAYFELERPDFEPVAAIGIEIWTMQDGILFDNVLIAKDEKTAESYRETTWKPKFEVEKEKQKAEDLAAGSDSSLTSFQKKVFDILYKIADLPILSTYKLKIYDLIEKGEKQPNLSIGILVSIVVIVFTVIFKLIFGGKKQARVEKEKTEVADTSNNQGSSGDNEEEEEKKEDTAAPRRRGGSRRET